A window of Schistocerca serialis cubense isolate TAMUIC-IGC-003099 chromosome 1, iqSchSeri2.2, whole genome shotgun sequence genomic DNA:
cctgacatcatactcaccaataaaaagaagaaattaacacaactaatcgaaatatccatacccaatacaacaaatatacagaagaaaacaggagaaaaaattgaaaaatacatccaactggctaaggaagtcaaggacatgtggcatcaggataaagttgacattataccgattatactatcaactacaggagtcataccacacaatatccaccagtacatcaacgcaatacagctacatccaaacatatatatacaactacagaaattcgtaattattgatacatgttcaattacccgaaagttcctaaatgcaatgtaatgtaaaccatacagttaaaagaaagtcacacttgatcaagtctgcgtcactttccatttttaaccagacgtaatgtctgagaaaggaaagaaataataataataattcccatggaggcccgggaaaagaatgggCTTCCGGTATGTTCtgtcagtcgtaaaaggcgacgaaaagaacaaaccactaatagggctaaccccccttttagtgtgattagttggttcaggacagaactaaagaagcctcggacaagcgccgtcatggtcggggacgacgcttgaaccctatgcccgcccacaatggtaacgacactgctagccaactggaaaatgattcgaatccaaatagaggtgttttgcaggatatgcttcctgcaaccaccctagaaggaaaacaaagacagaggatgagatggtcagatgaagttaatcaacacctcatgttctgttattaccaagcaacaaacctaggaaccaacacaactggatacagatcacaagtatacacaacatttattacctgatacccagaattaaaatttttaacagaacgacgactagctgatcagatcggtgtaataatcaaaaataacaggataccccagtcagaattagaaaacatcaaacaacaagtacaacaaatactggaacaaaataatgtgcaatcagaaaaaagaagaaaatacagtaatggactcaaatatcccagagcaaacaaacaaagaacaacacgcatcaattaaacagtcagaggaaaacgaaatcttaagacagtcaccagaacaagcacaaatagaacacgaagtgacacacatgttagatatagaagaataatttcagctgacatatatagaatacaaagacacaaatacagacattagaccattcttgcatagaccaccaaataacctacAAGTcgaaacaactatcaacacaatcatacacaacaaaataaatgaaaatacaactatggaagagttacaactactgatttttATAGGAGCACTCACCACACTAAATatgcacactaggcagagatcagaaccaaccaacatacagaagaaacccacaaaaccagcatggcaacacaggctacagatcagaatagaaaaactgagaaaagacatcggacagctaacacaatttataagaaatgaaacgtaagaaaaaaaacaaaaaaggttaggtaaaatctcacaacaagaagtgatagagcaattagatgaaaagaagcagaaattacaagcattggccaaacgacttagaagatacaaaaaaagtgaaaatagaaggaaacaaaaccaaacattcaacacaaaccaaaagaaattttaccagacaatagataacacacactttAAAAaggcaatccaccaaacataacagacatggaacacttctggagcaacatatggtgaaacccggtacaacataacaggcatgcacggtggatacaagcagaaacagatacatacaagatgataccacaaatgcctgaagtgataattttgcaacatgaagtcacccaagcaattaattctactcacaattggaaagtccctggaaaagataaaatagcaaatttctggctaaagaaattcacgtcaatacattcacatctaactaaattatttaacagttacattgcagacccatacacatcccctgatacacttacacatggaataacttatctgaaacctaaagatcaagcagacacagcaaacccagctaaatatcgccccataacatgcctaccaacaatatacaaaatattaacttcagtcattacacagaaattaatgacacatacaacacagaacaaaattataaatgaagaacaaaaagcctgttgcaaaggagcacgaggatgtaaagagcaactgataatagatgcagaggtgacatatcaagctaaaactaaccaaaggtcgctacactatgcatacattgattaccaaaaagcttttgatagtgtaccccacccatggtcactacaaatattggaaatatacaaagtagatcctaaattgataaagttcctaaacaaagtaatgaaaaattggaaaaccacacttaatatccaaacaaattcaaataatatcacatcacagccaatacagattaagtgtggaatataccaaggagactcattaagtcctttctggttctgccttgctctgaacccactatccaacatgctaaataattcaaattatggatacaatattactggaacatacccacacaaaatcacacatctgctatacatggattaCATGGATGATCACACTAGTTttaactactggcagcaacaaatcaacaactcaatcaattactaaagataacagaagtattcagaaatgatataaatatggcttttggaacagacaaatgtaagaaaaatagcatagtcaagggaaaacacactaaacaagaagattacatattggataaccaaagtgactgcatagaagcgatggaaaaaacaaatgcctataaatatctaggatacagacaaaaaataggaatagataatacaaatattaaaggagaactaaaagaaaaacatagacaaagactaacaaaaatactgaaaacagaactgacagcaagaaacaagacaaaagctataaatacttatgctataccaatattgacctactcatttggagtagtgaaatacagtaacacagacctagaagcactcaatacacttacacgatcacaatgccacaaatatagaatacatcacatacattcagcaacagacagattcacattaagcagaaaggaaagaggaaggggatttatcgacataaaaaacctacattatggacaggcagacaattcatgaaaattctttatagaacgagcagaaactaacaaaatacagaaagcaatcactcatataaatacatcagctacaccactgcaatttcataaccacatctacaaccctttagatcacataacatcaacagatacgaagaaagtaaattggaaaaagaaaacactacatggcaagcacccgtatcatctaacacagccacacatcgatcaagacgcatccaacacatggctaagaaaaggcaatatatacagtgagacggaaggattcatgattgcaatacaggatcaaacaataaacaccagatattacagcaagcatattattaaagatcccaataccacaacagataaatgcagactttgcaaacaacaaatagaaacagtagaccacatcacaagtggatgtacaatactagcaaatacagaataccccagaagacatgacaatgtagcaaaaataatacatcaacagcttgccttacaacataaacttataaaacaacatgttcccacatacaagtatgcaccacaaaatgtactagagaatgatgaatacaaattatactggaacagaaccattataacagataaaacaacaccacataacaaacctgacatcatactcaccaataaaaagaagaaattaacacaactaatcgaaatatccatacccaatacaaaaaatatacggaagaaaacaggagaaaaaattgaaaaatacatccaactggctgaggaagtagaggacatgtggcatcaggataaagttgacatcataccaattatactatcaactacaggagtcatacaacacaatatccaccagtacatcaatgcaatacagctacatccaaacttatatatacaactacggaaatgtgtaattattgacacttgttcaattacccgaaagttcctaaatgcaatgtaacatataccgtacagttagaaGGAAGTCAtgttgatcaaggtccgcgtcaccttccatttttaaccagacgtaacgtctgagacaggaaagagaaataataataataatacaaatgatcTTAGCCTGCCAAATTCAATTACTTGTAGATATCTCAGAGCAATAGCATAAATGCAGAGTAAAAAAGGAACCACATACTTCACTAAATGTGAAAAATATTTGGTGATAACTTAATTAatggattcagaatgagattttcactctgcagcggagtgtgcgctgatatgaaacttcctggcagattaaaactgtgtgcccgaccgagactcgaactcgggacctgtgcctttcacgggcaagtgctctaccatctgagctaccgaagcacgactcacgcccggtactcacagctttacttctgccagtacctcgtctcctaccttccaaacttttaatTAATGGATTGTATATCTATACCTTTATTTGTCCTCAAGTCCCTGCATTATTTGTGACCGGCATTTCAGTAGAATGCTCTTTGCAACAGCACTGGATTGTGGCTGTAGAAACATTTACAAAATCATGTTATGTTACTGGGTGAGGTAGATTTGTGAAGCTGCTGTGcgcagcccactgcaactgtcagggatcaacttaaacCGAGGCAGTTGTAATTTGATGAGTTCACacaaaatgttttagaaaatccaAACAATATGAATTGCTAAGAACTtcaatatatatattacaatttCCTCTCTTATCACTTcctgcaatattttgaaaagttttttaTGATTAGTCTGTGAATGTTGTCCTGACACCCTTGCTTACTGAAGAAATAAGAAATGGAGAACTAAGATAGCCAACAAAGCAGACAAAGAAGCATGTGAGCATGTGGAGGAGGCATTGTAAATCATGTGCTATTGCTTAGCGCACTATTGTCTCATTTTCGGACAGAAGGATGATACTTCAGTGGAAAATGATAACCAAGACACTGCAGTCAATAAAATTGACCAACCAGGTTGGGGAAACTCATGTCAGCCAAAGCAAACAGTGCTATCTCTGGTAAGAATAGGACACCATCCGTTGACACAGTTCCCTCTTCTGGAAAAATGATACACCAATATGtgaaactcctgtaaatatcaCCAACATATTGCTGGTGGAACAGCGACCAACGCAGTACTGAAAAGTATATGTTTGTGTCAAcagtcaaaatttatttatttttactactgTTTACTGGTTTTGGTACACCATATGATCCTCGGGTCATCCTATGATCAAAAAATACAATTACATAGTTAGAACAGTAATGCAACAGCAATTTACAATAATATTATTCTTTATGAGAGCAAACACATGGTACATAGTGAATCTTAAAATGTATAGGTAGACTTACCCCTGGCATCTAGTAGTCACAGCTACTTCCCAAGTCGGTGTGTCAAATACTTGAAAAAAAGTTCAGTGTTGAGCTTTAAACAGATTAAATTGTGGTCAGCAATGATAAGAGTGCTGCTATgtacagaatttgttttatttattgttcttATTTTTCGTGCCTCttcaaaaatgtcggtgttaaAGATATCAAAAAATggcataaaatttgaaaataaaaaattacgtatCAAAATAGTCTCCATTGTAACAAAAGATTAACAGCAAAACCACAGCTGTGTTTAGCCAAGTTTATATTTTACCATTGTATACAGTTTATCCTACCGTAGAACGTCTATCTGACAATGAATCTTTAAATTAAGCAAGTGTCGATGTAATAAAAGCATTACattataaaaatatgaaattaatttttattgagaAGAAATCAAATGTGCAAAAGGAATAATGATATAGTATGACTAcatattactttgcaactgtcgCTGACAATCTTTGGTCGCATCTCCAGATTGTTTGTCCAAGAAATGACCATGTGCACACAGGGGCATGGGGAAGGCACACTGCAGCACAGCTTAGAGCCCCCACACACACATGGTCATTGCTTGGACAAACATGAAACTGGAGATGTCACCAAAGATTATCAATTGATGGTTGCAAAGTAGTACACAGCCACACAATGCATATTCCCTCTGAATGCCtgatttattttcattaaaaattaattttctatttttattgtataatgATATTATTCTGATGGTGCTCACTTAATTTACAGGTTCACTGTCAGAACAGTGTGTTATAATAGTATAAACTGCTTGTAATGGTAAAACATAAAGTTGGCAAAATACATTTGCAATTTTGCCTGTGATGTGGTGTTATAGTGGAGACTATGTTGTTATGTGatttcttattttcaatttttatgctgttttttgatatattttacATTGTGACTTTTAAAAGAGgtaaaaaagaataataaataaaatatattctgaAAGCTCAacattgaccttttttttttagtatttgacaTGCGTACTTGGGAAGCAAGCACACTGACTGTGTACCCACGGCAAGAGGCTACCTGTACATTTTAAGGTTCCCTTTAAACCACATGTTAGCTGTCATAAAggataatatttttgtaaattgctCTTGCACTATGTAATAATATTTTTTGATCAtaggatggcctgaggatggtactGTGTACTGAAACTAATAGGCAGTGGGCAAAACAAATAAATTGTGACTGTAGATACAAACATATACATTTTAAGTTGTGTAATTTAGTTTGTGGTACTACTTATTTTAACTATATACTTCATATGTTGACACAACAGCAACACTCACGTTGACAGGAAATCTGTCTACCATCCTAGCtgacaaaagcaacattgtaacacatatttcagaatttgaagtcATTGAGCTAGTGATATCCTCTCTCTGAATTGATGGCCAGCCATCCACATATGACAGGTTGTTCTAGCTGTTATAGTCAGCTAATTCTTGTTCCATTAACAAACATCACAAGCCAGGACCagtacagtccccccccccccccccccccccctcccccaaatataAAGTCACCAATGTAAATGGAGACACTAATTGTCTCATGAATTTTTTGTTCTACCTTTAACCATTTATTCAAAGATAAGTAACCTGCTAATCATTCTgcctcatttgttaagaaaaatttcatGAACCATAGTAATGAAGCTTTTAGATACATTGAAATTCTAGCACTAATTAACCACTCAGTATGATGTGGACATTTTAAGTGTCGTGGCTCATTGTGCATTAGGAAATATGTTGACGTGTTTGGGAGTTGATTTAATAAATGGCaaggtaaatgtttaattgaattGTATCAGCTACAAACCACAATCTCTGTCAACATAGGCTGACACTGTGAAAAAAATTGCTGATCTGTGTTACTGAAGAATCAGCAGCTGACTTAGTTCAAACATGAAATTTCTATGTTAATATCCAAGAAGAGTACTGATGACTGTGCTGTGTTAAGAATCTGAAGTCCATCCTCATTGTCATCACCACCATGATCTTTACTATCTGCATTGTTTCAGAGAAATTACTTTTTGTGTACACCTCTATGTTGATTTCATGTCGCAATATAGCAGTTAACATTAAATTTATCATAATTCTGCAAGTAAAGTAACAATAAATTATGCCTCGGTGAATCATGTGTCTGACAGTTCTGTCTCTTATTTCAGGATTTTTCTCTGGAGTATTCAATGTCAGTAGCTTCCACGGTTTTGCACAATGAGTTATGGAAGAACATCAGAAGATTTTAACACGTCAGTGGGCGAATTAGCCATCCTGATGAATGATACTTTTACTTGCTGCCTAAGGAACTATGAAGCATTACTTCCTTACCttgagaaaaaggaaacaaaacctAAAATATATCACAAATTAGTGCACATTAATATACTGTTGAACAAGTTAAATGAAGAGCTTGTAGGACTTAGAGTTGACTATGTAACAGTGGAGTCATATGAACCAAAAAGGGAGACTTTCCTGACTGAACAAGGTAGGAAGAGAGGAATGTTTGATGTGTCCAAGGTAGACAGACATGAGACCAAAAGTATAAAAACAGAAGCACCATTTTCCAGTAGTACTAAAAATTCCATTGCATCATCCTTGGAGACTGGAAAAAGCATGCAGTCAGAGAATTTGGTATCAGTGGATACTAAAGAAACTAGATATACACAGGAACAGAAGTCAGATaatcatggtacgaaaaacatAAAAACAGAACTACAAAACTCAAATGAAGTCGAAGATTTACTTGTAATTCCCATTGGTAATGGTGAAATACCTGCAGGTCAAACATTATTTGATGCCACGAGTAATGGAATGACTGTTTATTATGCTGGTGACGAGGAAGGTGAACCTGTAGCAGGTAGACATTGGGGGGGCAATGCTTATGATAAACCTGCTGATATAATAACTCAAAGGGAAAATAATGAATGTGTTTCATTACAAAAGGTAGAAACTGTGTCTAGTGCACAAGAGAAAAATGATATAGGTGACAAAGTAAAGAAAAATACTCCAGATTTTCCTATCATAAGTGAGAAAGATAGTTTACATGGTCATAGTTCAGAGGAACTGTGTAATTCAGAAGATAAATTACATGGCATCATGAGGCACAAGGGTGGAAGATATAAGTGTATATTGTGTGATCGTGAACTTATCAATTACCAGGCAGTACTTGGTCATGTGACAGGAAAGAAGCATAAATTGAAACAAAAAACTGCCATGAACAACAGTTCTGAAGTTTCAAATAATTCAGAATCTTCTTCTGCTGTTTGCTGCTCAATTGCTGATACTTTTGCTATTGTAGAGGACAGACACCAGGTAATATCAATGAAACATGCAGTCAGATTAGATGATATGTGGGAATATTTTGATGCAacatttcacattaacaaacaaattttcagtattcattCAGGGCAATTGATATGCTACCTTTGCAATGAACGGATAGGGAAATACGTGCTTCATGTGAAGAAACACATTTCTAGTGTTAGGCATCTTCATAggataagaattttaaaaaaaattgaacttaaaAATAAATCATCAAATAAACAATTATTGGATGTACCAGGCATTCTGAAGAACATTATTCCCACAACTCAGTTTAGTTtggaaaacaaaggctttttttgtAGTGTGTGTGACTGCTTTTGTGAAAATGAAATAGTATTATGTCATATGACAGGTTTCAGCCATTGGAAGAAAGTTAgacgaaatgaaatgatcaatgGAGCATTAACAACCACAACAATATAACAATGTTGAAACAGAAGTTTTGTTTGTATTTGATTACAATATTACAActgcaatatacactgaagtggaTCACACATGTGGCCAGCATGAAAGCTATATTACACTAGGAGTAAAAGGACAAAGATGTACACACATGGTGAGTGAGCTTGAGAGTACGAAGATATTATACACTGAGTTGATGTTGTGGTCAGTAAAATGTGTACACACATTGTGTACATCCAACAACTATGCTGGCTATGCAAGTGTATCATAGCAGTGTGTAttgtagatattttttttttttttttttttttttttttttttttttttttttttttgcgaacttgtgtgtgtgtgtgtgtgtgtgtgtgtgtgtgtgtgtgtgtgtgtgtgtgtgtgtgcgtgtgtgtgtgtgtgtgtgagagagagagagagagagagagagagagatatcatcaAACTTGTAAAAATGGTAGTACgaaaacattaaaaatgtctaTGCTAGAAGTATTTCCTTTCTTTGGATCAAAGAATGCTGCTTTCTTTTTAAAGCATGAGGATAATTTCTTATTAAATTTATGTAAGTTAAAAagcatttttcattgcagttacACTTTGCATCAGAGAGAATCATACACAAAATAATTTTCTATTAGGTTTCAATAAATTTCTCAAAATATATACATGCACTTTAATCTAATTTCATAGCTAAAATAAATGATA
This region includes:
- the LOC126462572 gene encoding uncharacterized protein LOC126462572, which gives rise to MSYGRTSEDFNTSVGELAILMNDTFTCCLRNYEALLPYLEKKETKPKIYHKLVHINILLNKLNEELVGLRVDYVTVESYEPKRETFLTEQGRKRGMFDVSKVDRHETKSIKTEAPFSSSTKNSIASSLETGKSMQSENLVSVDTKETRYTQEQKSDNHGTKNIKTELQNSNEVEDLLVIPIGNGEIPAGQTLFDATSNGMTVYYAGDEEGEPVAGRHWGGNAYDKPADIITQRENNECVSLQKVETVSSAQEKNDIGDKVKKNTPDFPIISEKDSLHGHSSEELCNSEDKLHGIMRHKGGRYKCILCDRELINYQAVLGHVTGKKHKLKQKTAMNNSSEVSNNSESSSAVCCSIADTFAIVEDRHQVISMKHAVRLDDMWEYFDATFHINKQIFSIHSGQLICYLCNERIGKYVLHVKKHISSVRHLHRIRILKKIELKNKSSNKQLLDVPGILKNIIPTTQFSLENKGFFCSVCDCFCENEIVLCHMTGFSHWKKVRRNEMINGALTTTTI